A single Musa acuminata AAA Group cultivar baxijiao chromosome BXJ2-1, Cavendish_Baxijiao_AAA, whole genome shotgun sequence DNA region contains:
- the LOC135598901 gene encoding polygalacturonase-like — protein MNDYYNPGWFEFKHLNGLEIGGGGTLDGQGAASWNKTNCPPKRSCKSLPISMRLLRVSNATISNLTFMNSKGFHIGLQQSSSVTISRLRISAPADSPNTDGIHISRSDNVMLTSLNIGTGDDCISIGQGVNNLQISDVTCGPGHGISVGSLGKYMNEEDVSGVSVRNCTVSGTTNGVRIKTWPGSPPSQASNFTFEDIIMHNVSNPIIIDQHYCPDHDCVVSPSRVKIQNVTFRRIQGTSNDPVAVKLMCSETMACENVHLQDISLIMENNTATSNITSSCSNVKGVAVGLQNPESCLY, from the exons TGGGTTGGAGATCGGTGGCGGCGGAACCCTGGATGGCCAGGGAGCTGCGTCTTGGAATAAGACCAACTGCCCTCCCAAAAGAAGCTGCAAAAGCCTTCCTATC TCCATGAGGTTGTTGAGGGTGAGCAACGCAACGATCTCTAACCTTACTTTCATGAATAGCAAGGGCTTCCACATCGGCCTGCAGCAGAGCTCGTCCGTCACCATCAGTCGCCTCCGGATATCGGCGCCCGCCGACAGCCCCAACACCGACGGCATCCACATCAGCAGATCCGACAACGTCATGCTCACCAGCCTCAACATCGGCACTGGCGACGACTGTATCTCCATAGGCCAAGGCGTGAACAATCTGCAGATATCGGATGTCACTTGCGGCCCCGGCCATGGCATCAG CGTGGGGAGTCTGGGCAAGTACATGAACGAGGAGGACGTGTCCGGGGTGAGCGTCCGGAACTGCACGGTGTCGGGGACGACCAACGGAGTTCGGATCAAGACGTGGCCGGGATCGCCGCCGAGCCAGGCCTCAAACTTCACGTTCGAGGATATCATCATGCACAACGTCTCCAACCCCATCATCATCGATCAACACTACTGCCCCGACCACGACTGCGTCGTTTCG CCGTCTCGGGTGAAGATCCAGAACGTGACGTTCAGGAGAATTCAAGGGACCTCGAACGATCCCGTAGCGGTCAAACTGATGTGCAGCGAAACCATGGCTTGCGAGAACGTGCACCTCCAGGACATCAGCCTCATCATGGAGAACAACACAGCCACTTCTAACATAACCTCCTCTTGCTCCAATGTGAAGGGGGTGGCCGTGGGGCTTCAGAACCCCGAATCATGTCTTTATTAA
- the LOC103996818 gene encoding uncharacterized protein LOC103996818 encodes MAKKKVAALPGRAWRQLRVALLWVREGGVFKRGIFLGLRVVPGYLKSLKPGGRRSDRLHFGEREFSVEETPAFHFKTPSMRLLRIPCITPAADLDTDDDDLIFAKLDRNTYLPDKHEIKAASEIGCEDDDDDDNAVLECEDHAEMEEEDEIDRKAEQFIAKFYQQMKMQRQISLLQYNEMLPRGVN; translated from the coding sequence ATGGCTAAGAAGAAAGTGGCGGCGTTGCCCGGCCGCGCATGGAGGCAGTTGCGCGTGGCTCTTCTGTGGGTGCGCGAGGGCGGCGTGTTCAAGCGTGGCATATTCCTTGGCCTCCGCGTCGTCCCCGGCTACCTCAAGAGCCTTAAACCCGGTGGCCGCCGCTCCGACAGGCTCCACTTCGGAGAGCGTGAGTTCTCCGTCGAGGAGACACCAGCTTTCCACTTCAAGACGCCTTCCATGCGGCTTCTCCGCATCCCCTGCATCACTCCTGCCGCGGACTTGGATACGGACGACGACGATCTCATCTTCGCCAAGCTTGACAGGAATACTTACTTACCGGATAAGCATGAGATTAAAGCGGCGAGCGAGATCGGCTGCGaggatgatgacgacgacgacaatGCGGTACTGGAATGCGAGGATCATGCGGAgatggaggaagaagatgagatcGACAGAAAGGCGGAACAGTTCATAGCAAAGTTTTACCAACAGATGAAGATGCAGCGCCAGATCTCATTGCTTCAGTACAATGAGATGCTCCCCAGAGGCGTAAATTGA